Proteins from one Nakamurella multipartita DSM 44233 genomic window:
- a CDS encoding CYTH domain-containing protein, with the protein MSSGDGKEIERKYLVRGDNDDWREGTPGKRIRQGYLNKDPALTVRVRVYGDDAFLTIKGPSVGASRSEWEDAIPLSAAETILDAAALPPVLEKTRYRREVAEYIFEIDEFHGHLEGLITAEVEKPAAELTDDGAHWQPKVQPTWLGQDVTGYLRYLNSRLPDTAYAQWPEDQRTRSDGTVPEPGARVES; encoded by the coding sequence ATGAGCTCCGGAGACGGCAAGGAAATCGAACGGAAGTACCTCGTCCGAGGCGACAACGACGACTGGCGCGAGGGCACTCCAGGAAAGCGCATTCGGCAGGGCTACCTGAACAAGGATCCCGCGCTCACCGTTCGCGTGCGTGTGTACGGCGACGACGCCTTCCTCACGATCAAGGGCCCATCGGTCGGAGCGTCCCGATCGGAGTGGGAGGACGCGATCCCGCTATCCGCTGCGGAGACGATTCTCGATGCGGCCGCGCTACCGCCGGTGCTGGAGAAGACGCGCTATCGCAGGGAAGTCGCGGAATACATCTTCGAGATCGACGAGTTCCACGGTCACCTGGAAGGCCTGATCACCGCTGAGGTTGAGAAGCCGGCGGCCGAGCTCACCGACGACGGTGCTCACTGGCAGCCAAAGGTACAGCCGACCTGGCTCGGGCAGGACGTCACGGGCTACCTGCGGTACCTGAACTCGCGGCTGCCGGACACGGCGTACGCGCAGTGGCCAGAAGACCAGCGCACGCGTTCTGACGGGACGGTGCCAGAACCGGGCGCGCGGGTCGAGTCATAG
- a CDS encoding ATP-binding protein, whose protein sequence is MAPMVGRAAEIGQLRRLISRAGRGAGGAVLITGEPGIGKTRLIQAASSIAVEAALAVRYGSCDQLEVERTLGAPLRAFGGGIESLMGLSTVRTLLAAGAAAAAGSLLVDRLLEELELECARSPLVLAIEDLHWSDTTTLVWLRCVIRRARELPLLVVLTTRPPVPGTDLYRALSGLPLERLDLGPLPSEDSSALTAAVLGQEPTALARAAVDQAGGNPLLLLAILDALSIGADSAVDGISALVRELDRQALRTLQIAAVVGTEIDPVAVAAIAGIRTTNLLVDLEAAAAAGVVVPRGAGFTFRHELLREAVLAELSPQARAALHRDAAQVLATSGAGVLAVAEQYARGAGPGDYEAATWLRYAAQEIVGTAPAAALRLCDIAIAACDRGRPPAELVVARVRALAGAGRAAEAEALGRTLLQVGLAPAVEARLRRELAFAAFMQGRADVAAIEMERCGVLTDDPALRARVQGEIAFARFLQIDHPGAREAGERAIADGLDANDGAAQVAGGGVLCFLDLFQMRLDEAGGRAREIVQLADRPETVDAHVFQPWFIASVVWLEADRFDLLADCARRGRENAVRYGSAWAVPAYDAITAFGWLRVGEIDDAAATAEAALSYADGVDGFGVAVWCNSFLAQIALHRGADDVAAERIAAAEQWLARGRAQLGFEQLCLAAAGLSEHRGDLDLAYSVLSEVWDLFVGTGVRSALPSFAGQLARLASRTGHADRGVEVAAVLTELAPIADTPRVRVVAEIAAAWRDGDADRALRAAKLAAGTPLKPLAAATHTDAAALLRLRGRAAEADLVAASAASRWSAMGADADAANSAAMSRTARPLTPRAHFGITSLTGTERRVVGLVASGKANSDIAALLGISRRTVESHVSAAYRKLGVNSRVAMARIALRHGIGA, encoded by the coding sequence ATGGCGCCGATGGTGGGCCGGGCGGCGGAAATCGGACAGCTCCGGCGGCTCATTTCCCGCGCCGGACGGGGCGCCGGCGGCGCCGTGCTAATCACCGGTGAGCCCGGCATCGGCAAAACCCGCTTGATTCAGGCGGCATCCAGCATTGCAGTTGAGGCCGCGCTCGCCGTTCGATACGGCTCATGCGACCAGCTTGAGGTCGAGCGGACCCTCGGCGCGCCGCTGCGGGCGTTCGGCGGCGGGATTGAGTCCCTGATGGGATTGTCCACAGTTCGGACCCTACTGGCGGCCGGTGCGGCCGCGGCGGCCGGATCACTCCTGGTCGATCGCCTGCTCGAGGAACTCGAACTCGAATGTGCGCGCTCGCCGCTAGTCCTCGCCATCGAGGATCTGCACTGGTCCGACACAACGACGCTGGTCTGGTTGCGATGCGTAATTCGGCGCGCCCGCGAACTGCCCTTACTGGTGGTGCTGACCACTCGTCCACCGGTCCCCGGCACAGACCTATACCGGGCGCTCTCCGGCCTTCCGCTGGAGCGACTCGATCTGGGTCCGCTGCCGTCTGAGGACTCCTCGGCGCTGACGGCCGCAGTCCTGGGCCAGGAGCCAACTGCGCTGGCCAGGGCGGCGGTCGACCAGGCCGGTGGAAACCCGCTCCTGTTGCTGGCGATCCTCGACGCACTGAGTATCGGTGCCGATAGCGCTGTCGACGGAATATCAGCTTTGGTCAGGGAGCTAGATCGACAGGCGCTGCGGACGCTCCAGATCGCCGCGGTGGTTGGCACCGAGATCGACCCCGTGGCGGTCGCTGCGATAGCGGGCATACGCACGACCAATCTCCTCGTAGACTTGGAGGCTGCCGCCGCGGCCGGCGTGGTCGTACCCAGGGGTGCCGGCTTCACCTTTCGCCACGAGTTGCTCCGCGAAGCCGTGTTGGCGGAGCTGTCGCCGCAGGCACGCGCTGCACTGCACCGTGATGCGGCGCAGGTACTTGCGACGAGCGGCGCCGGCGTTCTTGCGGTTGCCGAGCAGTATGCCCGAGGCGCTGGCCCGGGCGACTATGAGGCCGCCACGTGGCTGCGATACGCGGCGCAGGAGATCGTCGGGACAGCACCCGCGGCAGCTCTGCGGTTGTGCGACATCGCGATCGCCGCGTGCGATCGTGGGCGGCCGCCGGCCGAGCTCGTGGTGGCGCGGGTTCGGGCCTTGGCCGGCGCCGGCCGGGCGGCAGAGGCCGAGGCGCTCGGTCGCACTCTGCTGCAGGTAGGGCTGGCTCCTGCCGTCGAGGCGCGCCTGCGCCGGGAGCTGGCGTTCGCAGCTTTCATGCAGGGACGTGCCGATGTGGCGGCGATCGAGATGGAGCGTTGCGGGGTTCTGACCGACGATCCGGCGCTGCGAGCCCGGGTGCAGGGCGAGATTGCCTTCGCTCGATTTCTGCAGATCGATCACCCCGGCGCCCGCGAAGCCGGTGAGCGGGCCATCGCCGACGGGCTTGACGCTAATGACGGAGCAGCACAGGTCGCCGGCGGGGGCGTTCTGTGTTTCCTCGATCTGTTCCAGATGCGGCTCGACGAGGCCGGTGGCCGCGCCCGGGAGATCGTGCAGCTTGCGGACCGACCCGAGACAGTGGACGCTCACGTCTTCCAGCCCTGGTTCATCGCCTCGGTCGTCTGGCTGGAGGCGGACCGGTTCGACCTACTGGCCGACTGCGCCCGGCGCGGTCGCGAGAATGCTGTTCGATACGGCTCGGCGTGGGCCGTTCCGGCCTACGACGCGATCACCGCCTTCGGCTGGCTCCGGGTCGGCGAAATCGACGATGCGGCCGCCACGGCGGAGGCGGCACTCAGCTATGCCGATGGAGTCGATGGATTCGGGGTCGCGGTTTGGTGCAACTCGTTCCTCGCTCAGATTGCGCTGCATCGAGGCGCGGACGACGTCGCTGCCGAGCGGATTGCAGCTGCCGAGCAGTGGCTGGCACGTGGGCGTGCCCAGTTGGGTTTCGAGCAACTGTGCCTGGCCGCCGCGGGCCTGTCCGAGCATCGCGGTGATCTCGATCTGGCCTATTCCGTGTTGTCGGAGGTTTGGGACCTCTTCGTCGGCACCGGCGTCCGTTCCGCGCTACCGTCCTTCGCGGGGCAACTGGCGCGGCTAGCCAGCCGGACCGGCCATGCCGACCGCGGTGTCGAGGTAGCCGCCGTCCTGACCGAACTCGCGCCCATAGCGGACACGCCCAGGGTTCGGGTCGTTGCTGAGATCGCCGCCGCGTGGCGAGACGGTGACGCCGACCGAGCGCTCCGGGCTGCCAAACTAGCCGCCGGCACCCCGTTAAAACCACTGGCGGCCGCGACGCACACCGACGCGGCGGCCCTTCTGCGCCTGCGAGGCCGAGCAGCCGAGGCCGACCTGGTTGCCGCCTCGGCAGCGAGCCGATGGTCGGCGATGGGCGCCGACGCCGACGCCGCCAACAGTGCTGCGATGAGCCGCACCGCCCGACCCCTGACCCCCCGCGCGCATTTCGGCATCACCTCGCTCACCGGCACCGAGCGACGCGTTGTCGGGCTGGTCGCCAGCGGCAAGGCGAATTCCGACATCGCCGCCCTGCTAGGGATTTCACGGCGAACGGTGGAGTCACACGTCTCCGCTGCCTACCGCAAGCTCGGGGTCAACTCCCGAGTGGCGATGGCGCGAATCGCGCTGCGCCATGGCATCGGGGCCTGA